From a region of the Sinorhizobium chiapasense genome:
- a CDS encoding nucleotide kinase domain-containing protein, with product MNQSPKHFVRRSPPQMRKGVYELYWTFASRRQAAFEARLNGQSQPWTTDPILQVYKFCNVFRAADRVSQYMISDVAYRQDAETTARDRVFQITAFRTFSNIATWESVTDELDGAPRLDHLRSGAFERALDRVKSQNGGLYTGAFILCANKAFGFDEKHRNHVALFKHMFLENACAERVLQAPSLEAVVELLQSFPLMGPFMAYQTAIDLNYSELLEFSENDYTQAGPGALRGLKKAFIDLGDFSPADTILWMVDRQEEEFRRLELPFSGLFGRALHGIDCQGLFCELDKYCREAVPTLASARSRIKAKYSGTEGDIELFFPPKWQLGSPGVLPASQSATHIRQGKRTPLRMTKPAKADREAFAISDLFA from the coding sequence ATGAACCAGTCCCCGAAACACTTCGTTCGGCGCTCCCCTCCCCAGATGCGGAAAGGGGTCTATGAACTTTACTGGACTTTCGCCTCGCGGCGTCAGGCTGCCTTCGAGGCCCGGTTGAACGGTCAGAGCCAGCCGTGGACTACCGACCCGATCCTGCAGGTCTACAAATTCTGCAACGTATTCCGTGCGGCTGACCGTGTGTCGCAGTACATGATTAGCGACGTGGCCTACCGCCAGGACGCTGAGACGACCGCGCGCGACAGGGTGTTCCAGATCACTGCCTTCCGGACGTTCAGTAACATCGCGACCTGGGAATCCGTCACCGACGAACTCGACGGAGCGCCGCGCCTTGACCACCTGCGATCGGGCGCGTTCGAACGGGCGCTTGATCGGGTCAAGTCCCAAAACGGGGGACTGTATACCGGCGCATTCATCCTCTGCGCGAACAAGGCGTTTGGGTTCGACGAGAAGCACCGTAACCATGTCGCCCTGTTCAAGCACATGTTCCTCGAAAATGCCTGTGCGGAGCGTGTGCTGCAAGCACCGTCGCTCGAAGCTGTGGTGGAACTACTGCAGAGCTTCCCGCTGATGGGTCCCTTCATGGCCTACCAGACGGCCATCGACCTCAATTACTCGGAGCTGCTCGAATTCAGCGAAAACGACTATACCCAAGCGGGTCCGGGCGCCCTGCGGGGATTGAAAAAGGCCTTTATTGATCTCGGCGACTTCAGCCCGGCAGACACGATCCTCTGGATGGTGGATCGCCAGGAGGAGGAATTCCGACGCCTGGAGCTCCCCTTTAGCGGCCTGTTCGGGCGGGCGCTTCACGGGATCGACTGCCAGGGCCTGTTCTGCGAACTCGATAAGTATTGTCGAGAGGCGGTTCCCACGCTGGCGAGTGCGCGAAGCAGGATTAAGGCGAAGTATTCTGGTACCGAAGGAGACATCGAGCTGTTCTTCCCCCCTAAGTGGCAGCTCGGATCCCCAGGAGTGCTACCAGCATCCCAGTCCGCCACGCATATTAGGCAGGGCAAGCGAACGCCACTCCGGATGACCAAACCTGCCAAAGCTGATCGAGAGGCCTTTGCGATATCCGACCTGTTTGCATAG
- a CDS encoding IS1182 family transposase, producing the protein MMGEQSVMQEELFYGFSLERHVPADHLLRAIDRFVDLSGVRQHLAPYYSPIGRPSIDPELLIRMLIVGYCFGIRSERRLCEEVHLNLAYRWFCRLGLEGDVPDHSTFSKTRHGRFRDADLLRELFETVVRRCMREGLVGGEGFAVDASMIVADAHRQRGIETAEDLDPKAKRAVVEYLATLDDAAFGAATPVEPKFISPVDPAARWTASWGGPAVYAYCTNYLIDVEHAIIVDVEASTAVRQAEVTAAKTMIERTHDEFGLWPERLIADTGYGSAEMLNWLVHERGIEPHIPVFDKSKRKDGTFSREDFAYDHASDTYRCPGGKLLQHYRRPFSTPRSGVGKDNTLRYRASKHDCDACALKPRCCPKAPARKVTRSIYEGARDMARDIAKTDAYQTSRYQRKKVEMLFAHLKRILRLDRLRLRGPCGARDEFHLAAIAQNLRKLAKICTQGTVIPAT; encoded by the coding sequence TCAGGGCCATCGACCGCTTCGTTGACCTTTCCGGTGTCCGCCAGCACCTGGCGCCGTACTACAGCCCAATCGGCCGTCCCTCGATTGACCCTGAACTGCTGATCCGCATGCTGATTGTCGGCTACTGCTTCGGTATCCGCTCGGAGCGGCGGCTGTGCGAGGAAGTCCACCTGAACCTGGCCTATAGGTGGTTCTGCCGGCTTGGCCTCGAGGGCGATGTGCCGGACCATTCGACTTTCTCAAAGACGCGCCATGGCCGCTTCCGCGATGCCGATCTGCTGCGCGAGCTGTTTGAGACCGTCGTGCGACGCTGCATGAGAGAAGGACTCGTCGGCGGCGAAGGCTTTGCCGTAGATGCCAGCATGATCGTGGCGGACGCGCATCGTCAGCGCGGGATCGAGACAGCCGAGGACCTCGACCCCAAAGCCAAGCGGGCTGTCGTAGAGTATCTCGCCACCCTGGATGATGCCGCCTTCGGAGCCGCCACGCCGGTCGAGCCCAAGTTCATCTCGCCGGTCGACCCAGCGGCACGCTGGACCGCCTCTTGGGGCGGCCCGGCTGTCTACGCCTACTGCACCAACTACCTGATCGATGTAGAGCACGCCATCATCGTGGACGTGGAGGCCTCGACTGCCGTGCGTCAGGCGGAGGTGACAGCCGCAAAGACCATGATCGAGCGTACTCACGACGAATTCGGCCTGTGGCCGGAACGGCTGATTGCCGACACTGGCTACGGCTCGGCCGAGATGCTGAACTGGCTGGTGCATGAGCGCGGGATCGAGCCGCATATCCCGGTGTTCGATAAGTCCAAGCGCAAGGACGGCACCTTCTCGCGTGAGGACTTCGCCTACGACCATGCAAGCGACACCTACCGCTGCCCAGGTGGTAAGCTTCTTCAGCACTACCGTCGGCCATTCTCGACACCGCGGTCCGGTGTGGGGAAGGACAACACGCTACGTTATCGGGCGAGCAAGCATGATTGCGACGCCTGCGCACTTAAGCCTCGCTGTTGTCCGAAGGCGCCGGCGCGCAAGGTAACGCGCTCAATCTATGAGGGCGCGCGCGACATGGCTCGCGACATCGCCAAAACCGACGCATACCAGACGTCACGCTATCAGCGAAAGAAGGTGGAGATGCTCTTCGCGCACCTCAAACGCATTCTGAGGCTCGATAGATTGCGACTGCGAGGCCCCTGCGGTGCCCGCGATGAGTTCCATCTCGCCGCCATCGCCCAGAACCTCAGGAAATTGGCCAAGATCTGCACCCAGGGCACGGTAATCCCGGCCACTTAG
- a CDS encoding TylF/MycF/NovP-related O-methyltransferase has protein sequence MSPEDLAKLKLKLHEAITGLPPGSRVAITGWSPAAIELAADPAFASGSAELIGIFAAQAGGRVLSLSDLPAHTPDIVAIAEDAGKEIILEEIARTLPANTKIVIGGFSHFEFHDDVFDKIRRDLFVPSFANGYRHCLVHIYQCLQNAHRRGIKGCVAEFGMFKGGTTMLISRFIDAIGADWKVYGFDTFNGFPNKRSPLDMYAHPDCVFLDVEMVRGVFAGRNVEVVAGDVVDTVTRLNGEQLVLSFVDTDNFTSAEAIIRVIADRTQIGGAIIFDHWTGHDRHIDTIGERIAAKRLTADSRYFNLHGTGVFLRQI, from the coding sequence ATGAGCCCCGAAGACCTTGCGAAACTGAAGCTAAAGCTGCATGAGGCAATCACCGGGCTCCCACCCGGCTCGCGGGTGGCGATTACGGGCTGGTCACCTGCCGCCATCGAGCTTGCAGCAGACCCGGCGTTCGCTTCTGGCAGCGCCGAACTGATCGGCATCTTCGCAGCACAGGCCGGCGGGAGGGTCCTTTCGCTGTCGGACTTACCCGCCCACACTCCAGATATCGTTGCCATTGCCGAAGACGCCGGAAAGGAGATAATCCTTGAGGAGATCGCGCGGACACTACCGGCGAATACCAAAATTGTAATTGGCGGCTTCTCGCACTTTGAGTTTCACGACGACGTCTTCGACAAGATTCGGCGTGACCTGTTCGTCCCGTCGTTCGCCAACGGCTACCGACATTGCCTCGTTCACATCTACCAATGTCTGCAGAACGCCCACCGCCGTGGCATCAAGGGCTGCGTCGCGGAATTCGGCATGTTCAAGGGCGGAACCACGATGCTCATTTCTCGCTTTATCGACGCGATCGGAGCGGACTGGAAGGTTTACGGCTTCGACACCTTTAACGGCTTTCCCAACAAGCGCAGCCCGCTTGACATGTACGCTCACCCGGATTGCGTTTTTCTCGATGTCGAAATGGTTCGCGGAGTATTCGCCGGACGGAATGTGGAGGTGGTTGCTGGTGACGTGGTAGACACCGTAACGCGCTTGAACGGGGAGCAGCTCGTGCTTTCTTTCGTGGATACCGACAATTTCACGTCGGCGGAGGCCATCATTCGTGTCATAGCGGACCGAACCCAAATCGGCGGCGCGATCATTTTCGACCATTGGACGGGCCATGATCGCCACATTGACACGATTGGGGAAAGAATAGCCGCAAAAAGGCTCACGGCGGACTCCCGATACTTCAACCTGCATGGCACCGGTGTATTCTTGAGGCAGATATGA